Genomic segment of Salvia hispanica cultivar TCC Black 2014 chromosome 2, UniMelb_Shisp_WGS_1.0, whole genome shotgun sequence:
GagctttaatttattttgtttttgtaataACAACTTTTACACACCTCACACTCTGAGTTGcctagttttatttttaattctctcttttttgtCATTTGCAGTGAATGAAACTAGTATATTGGCTTTTGTATCTCTTTCATTATTACTAGTTTAGATCTACAAAATCAGatctacattattttgttccaaAATCAGACCTCATGAATTCCTTAGTCAGAACATCCAAGATTCCAATGCCTGTATACATATGTATGCTTTGATAAACTTTCAGttagaataaagaaaaaaagatgcAACACAATTGAATCAGTTGGAAACACATATTTGCAATGGAGAATATGAATCACTGTATATGAGCGTGACTATAGAATTATGATCCAATGTTAATCATCAGCTAAAACTCAAAATCACGTCCGGGCTGCTCATCTGACTAAACGAAGCAAAGTAATCAAACATAGCAACTCTGCaatcaaaaaccaaaactggagtattagttatacaaattgtatattttgataacaaaaaaaaatgaaaattattagGATGTGTAGTTACCTAAATTCAGGAAACATTGCCTCGTTGTAGGGATCCAGTGAGAATGCAAGGCCCGCCATGAGGAATTTCTTCACAAACACAATCATTAAACGTTAGATTATGAATTGATACCGCTGATGTAGGAATCGAGTTTGCTGTACCTTGAATATCTGATTAGCTGCAGCAGCTATGTCCCCTGTGTGCTGAGGGTGAGAGACGGGGAAGTCTGGCTTGAGTCTAATGTATTCCTGAGCATCTAACAGAGCAAATATGCTTTCATCTGCGCGTGCTAGCAGTAGGCTTCGCTTTGATATCCATGTGGGGTTAGCTGGATCAAGAAGGCTAGCCTACACCATCACATGTAGTATTACTTACCACACATGGCCAAGCACGAGATGATCGGAAGAAGAAAAGTTTACCATTCTATATACTAGGGATGCATGGCGGTATTGCTTATAGCTCGTGTCCTGCATCCCCTGAGCTTCTAGTTCAGTCAAGTACGTTGTCCTTTTCTGCTCTCTCTGACAGATATGTGATGGGATAGAGAAAGGAAGGTTGTAATTACAATTGAAGATCAAAGTGCTGCTGAGTTTTACACAATGAAAAAGTAGTTTCAGaccaatgttttaaattcTTCAGAATGAAAGGACTCGATTATGCCATTAACAGTCCAATTTGGATAAATTTCAAGCCGTTTAGTCACTGGAAATAAAATTTCCACAGCTGTACGATTATGCACCATGGCAGCATCCTCAATAGGTTTATAGAAATCCTGAAATTCGGCATTATCAATACATTAAGTGTCCTGTAGATAACATCAGGATGTTTGCAGCAAGAGACGGGCCGAAGATATCACAAGTAGAACTgtagaagatgaagaatagCACAGTAAAGAAAGGGAAACTTTGAAATTAACTCTTGGAATTGAATTCGGATCTGCTTTAGCTTTAAGCAAACATTCAAGATATTTTGTGTCGCCTTCTTTTGCAGCAGATGCCAAAGGACTTAAACTGAAATACGAATTTGGGTTTGCTTTAGCCTGCAAAGAGAAAGCACTTAACCAGGGAACTATAGTTGAGGAACAGAGCTAAAGAAGCATGAgagattttcatttttgagtaAATCATCCAATACGAAAACAGGGAATACTTTATCACAAATGGTAGGTTGGATGATTGAAGTATATTAAAACACCAGACATCAATCTCTAACAGAAAATTAGAAGAGAgagttatttccattttaccAAACATACCGCAAGCAACAATTTCAGGCATTCAAATGAGCGAGACTTGACTGCACATGTAAGAGGGGTGTCCACAGCTGCACAATAACCACTTGGCTGCAAAAATGGAAAGCAGCAAAGGAATTAATCTCACAAGATTATATCATAAGTTAATTCAAGAAATATATTCCTGTAAGCCAAAAGATAATATCAGTATGATTGGCCAAATTTGACGAGCTAAACAAATCAAACTCTTATCCACAGCAAATAGTTTATTAAGAAAGTGAACCCCAACTCcaagtgaaataagttaaaagttagtacaagaaacaaaaacaaacaatgaTTTCAACAAGAGTGCAAGTGAAGGTTGTGCTTGCCCACATCTGCGCCATGAGACAAGAGACACTTGACAGCCTGAACATTTCCACGAGAAACAGCAATTTGTAAAGGTGTTCCACCTGCAGAAACTGCTTCTACCCAAGCACCTTTTAACAATTTCATAACCTCCATATTATCTGAAACAAAACCAATCAATTAGTGCATCTATCACAGCATTACAACCTACAAAACCACTGACCTTTTAGAACTGCATAGTGCAACGGAGTGAATCCCTCAACATCTGAAAGACTAATGTCAGCACCCTGATTGATGAGAAACTTCACAATTTTGACATGTTCCCCTTTGACAGCTTCTGACAGAGGACTAGCCCCTGAAGAATAATATCGAATTAGGCACTCCCAATTTGTTCAATATAAACACATGAAGAAGCGAGAGAGAGAACCCTTGTAAGTCAAGGCATCAATATAAACTTTGACAGTCTTTATCAAGAATTTGCAAATCTCAAAATGTCCAATTTCAACCGCGTGATGCAAGACATTCCGGCCAGTTGTGAAGTCACTATATTCATCACATATTTTCTGGTACTCACTGATATCATCAGCCTTGTTCCTAATTGctgcaaaatataaaagtatcaGAATCAGAGatacaaaaaaatcaagaaaaggtGAAGATATGGCAATCACCCCTGAGTTGGTTAAGGTCTCCACTAGCAGCAGCCTCGATAATCGCTGCACCTGCCATTTTTACCAACTGTAGAATGAGTTCTTCAAGCCccgccacacacacacatggaTGCTGGATGCAACTGTGTGTGTGCGTGATTCAAGAAAACTGTTTTCTAATCAACTTACCAATTTCAGAAATAGAACCCATGGCGATCAACTTCTTAGAAAGACATGATTGCTAATCACCATAAAAATGCGCAAGGAATTGTTGCCTTTCTAGATTTTATATCTTTTGAGAAAAATTTTCTTGGATTATGAGAACTATTCATTTTGCAAATAATGTACTAGTACCTAAATCGGAGTGATACTTATATGAGCAAAATCATTTctaataaagagagagagaaaaaaaatcacccTGATAAAAAGCGCTcttaaaaaggtaaaaaacaATCACAAAATCGAGAGCCCTAATTGTCAAGAGGACAAACCACATTAACTTTATCTTAGAGCGTCTCCAATGGCGGATGTCGCGGTAGGACGTCgccgacgtccgaccggacgtccgccgtagtgaacgggaagggcgcccacgcccgtcccatGTGCCCGTCCCTCAGCCccacgtccgaccggacgtccgccactgtggcgaaggtCGGACCTCCGCGTTataaaactgtttttttttttaactctataaatagggctcgttgaacttcatttcattcacatcaCTTGtattgacaagtttctctctctaacctcTTTTTTCAAGTATATCTAGAATGACGAGTAGTCGTGCGGTGGTAGTGGCGGAGgcgctagtgatagtgatagtgatagtgatagtgataaTGAATTGGATCTCGCTGTGCAAGAGGCGATTGGTCGATTGCTCCGGTAGCGGCGGCagcaggcggcggcggcggtacCTCGGCCGATCCATCGCCGACGTCATGTACCCCGGGACCACATTGCTGCACATATTCGGTTGTATGAGGACTACTTTGCTCCGCAGCCGCGTTTTGGGGATGCCTTATTCCGGCgacgttttaggatgcatcgtcctctgtttatgcatatcgtGGGTGCTTTAAAGAAAAGATACGAGTTTTTCAGGATCAGGGAGGATGCGGCTGGCGGTGTGCTCCAGAGTCGATGGGGGATGGTGAGGGGTCCGGCACGGCAGTGGTATATTCCCAACATCGGCGACATCGTGTACGCATGTATCATTTTGCCCCTTCCTCGATCTGCAGATACGATCTCCTTTCTATCTAATTTTGAGttggattatattttagtttggtTTCTAAGAGAACTGTTAGCTTTCCGAGCTGTGCAGAGAATAGGAAGCAACTTCACTTGAGCTACGCCAGGAAGGAAGACACTAGTCCATTTtcaatgaatttaatttaaaatatttatattttgatttttattttgaataaatgtTAATAATCCGAAAATGGTTCTTTTTGGACAGCACGGTCACGCAACTAATGATCAACtctaattaactaatttttatacCTAATTAGGATAATaaactacaattaattaaagattaaagtcCATTTTTGTCCTAAATAAAGGATCATTTTATGAATTTGGTCTaagaaattttagaaaaaaataagaaattaggATTTACTTGCCACCTTCTTCTTCGCCGGCTATTTATGATGATATTCTACAACAGACAATGCTGGGGTTGGAGGATGAGTTCAGAACCCTCGATTACTCCGACAATGACCCCTCCATTGAGGAGGAAGACGACAAGGATGCATCCATCCCTGTTGCCGTAAATTGCTCATCTTATTAGGACCAAAAATGGTTATACGTTATGGACCAAATACGTAAAATACTCATATCCTTAtgaccaaaaatgaaatttagacttttgattaattatggATTGGtactttctttgtttttaaaattctaataacttttttaattttattaaaaaattaaacaaacagtgaaatttaaaaattaaagaatgtgATTACTTCTTCGTACATAATCCTAGTTAACAAACATGATCTTATGGATAAGATATCATAATTCCACACTCCAAAACTTATTCTAGATTGGCTACTACGATGCGATCATCCATCATGCGATTGAAGAACGCGATTGACTTGTCGCTAGAGAAGCTAGATTGCTATAACAATTAAGGTTAGTAGAAAGACGATCATGGCGTAGTTGATACAATGTTTAAGGTTTCCAGAGTAATCTGCGAATTCGTGGTCCAGTAGCTCGCGCAAAGGGCAGCACATGTCAAAGTGTGCGCTCTAATGCCACTGCATGTGATTTTAACAAGTGCTACTAATActtagtactccatccgtcccaaggaaATGACCTCTTCCTTGGGTAGCAAGGAAtattatgcaactttattctGTGCgataagtggagagagtaaactagtaaagtaagagaagagCTAACAAAATAGAGATaagtatttctatttttagtaattatgtGACAAACAATAAAAGAAAGTGAGTATCTTCGGTGGGACGGCgggagtactaaattaaaaacaaaacacatcTAGAATaaacatgataaaaatatacCGTACATTTTAGATCAAATAACTTAAAATAGCTTAGTTATCTACTCTAACAAACGGACCTTATAATGTCTTGCTCATTAATATATCTACGCATATTCACACCATTTGTTCTacttccatttcttttttatgatttaacaaaatatgtcaatattttctatatatttaggAAGATATCAAAATTGATTGACAACAACCTATTGTTAGTATCTTATCAGAgagaatattaataaaacaatcTCCCATGCTCAAGTATCCAGATGATAGAATAATGAGAATGGtggattttaataatttatgcagtaatgtgaagaaaaaatgaagcTGGTGGATCACATGcctaattttcttttgtttgacATTACTAATTAACCCAAGATTTTGGATTCAGAGACCCAGTATTGTGTATGACCCATGCCATATCATCTGTATAATGGCTGCCCAGCTGTCACTTTCCCTTATTCAGAAATAGTACTAGTTCCAAATTTCTTGAATTGCAAGGTTTTTGACGGTGTGGTATAAAAAGTCAAGTCATTACTGTGATTATCTGATTGAGACCTTGTATTGTATATGTATTCTCTTTGGACATTAATCATGACACATAActttacatttcattttctcattatCATAAACCAACTTCCTactggaaaaaataaaagaagcaACCGCCACCATTTTCCTTTGGTCTAAATAAGATGATCTATGAATCAGAAAACCCCCTAGAGCTGCCTGTTCTAGACGTTTCTGAGGCGTTGGATGCATCAGCCCTGAGGTCTCTAGGCGCTGCCTGCAGAGAATGGGGCTTCTTCCAGATCATCAACCATGGAATCTCCAAAGATCTCTTCACCAAAATCTACTCTCTCTCCAACAAGATCTTCTCTCTCCCATCCGAATCCAAGCTCAAACTCGGCCTCAAAACCTACACCCCTCTCTTCATCGCCTCCCCCTTCTTTGAAAGCCTCAGAGTCTCCGGCCCCGATTTTGCAGCTTCTGCTAAGAACTCCACAGATGCCCTTGGCCACCATGACAATGACTtcaggtatatatatatatgtttcaaGTTGTCTGTATTACTATATACATGTAACAAGATTATCCTATTCCTGTCCAGTGAGATCATGCAGGAGTATGGGAGTAGAGTGACAGAGCTCTCAAAGACAATCCTCAGGCTAATCCTGACCACACTTGGAAAGGAATTGGATTCCAAATATTACGAGTCCGAATTCCAGCAATGCCACGGATACATGAGGATAAACAACTACTCGTCCCCTCGCAGCTCGGAGGAGGAGGCAGAGGGCCTAGGCATGCACACGGACATGAGCTGTGTGACGATCGTGTACCAGGACGAGATAGGGGGGCTGCAGGTGAGGTCGAGGGAGGGGCGGTGGATGAGCATCGCCCCGAGGGAGGGGACCCTCGTGGTCAACGTGGGGGACATGCTGCAGGCCTGGAGCAACGACAGGCTTCGCTCGTCCGAGCACAGGGTGGTCCTCGGGAGGAGGACGCGTTTCTCGCTGGCCTTCTTCTGGTGCTTCGAGGATCACAAGGTGGTCGAAGCACCAGACGGCGTCATTGGGGAACACGAGGCCAGGATGTATAAGCCCTTTGTCTGCTCGGAGTACCTGACCTTCAGGGAGAACACAGAGAGGGGCAAGTTTGACAAGGTTGGCTTTACTGTCAAGGATTTTGCAGCTCTTCCTCAAAATAACATCACTtgactttttattttcatcctTTTTTGCTAATTTGTTTGTGAATGTGTGAATGTGTATAATTTGTGAGAGAATTTGAGGTGGTTGAAACAGTTGGAAGTTGGAACATTTggtattaatttatgtaaggTGTATTAATAAGGTATTTTGTTGAGTATGTGCAGCCTTGTCTTTTGTGGAAGAGTCAACTTGTAGTGGTATGTTTTTTGGCCGATCACatggagttttttttataaaaatcaattcaatcTAAGATTTAGGTATTCCAGCTATGGGATTAGAGTGGTTGGGGGCATTTTATATGATTTGGGAAGTGTTTGGCTTTGGTCATGTTCAAACTCAGATTTTTATTCCAGGAGAATTGTTAAAGGGTTGTTttcaatttgttattttatgtttattggTAGGGTGTTGTTGATATTGAGTGTATATTATTATGCCACAATcgaattattgttattattattaaatgtatTTTACTCGAATTCGGGTGCGACCACTCCCAACCCATATGTTATGCACCAATCAAGTGattattaaatgttttgtAATTGTATTTAGTGTGGattgtttgatatttttattaaatttcattattcacaaaactaaatagtagtattagaaAATTCATGCATGAAAATGTGATCATGCGTGGTTGTTTGAGCACcagttgacattttttatagaAGTGGATTTTATCTCTAGAATGTATGATCTAAAATGCACTTAAAACAGAAAGTGGGTCTAAAAATAGTgggaaaaaactgaaaaatattgtgaattgTTATCACAATTGCAGACATATACCACATTAAATATTAAGCCTTAATCAAATCGTCTTCGTAGCCAACCATGATAAagttactttaattattatgtctaattttttctacttttaaaacATCCTGGAAAGATATAATCTCCTATGGATTTGCTTTCGAATCCTTGCCTAAGTTggtaaaattagaataatcATTCATCTATCAACTTTTGACCTTCATCGATAATCTTTATTAAGGGAATATAAATGTTTATGCATATAATATATCTTAAACACTCTTATGTAATGATAGTactaataacaataataattagtgtttttattattattgaagtAGGATAGAGTCCAAGAAAAAACAAGTACGTGTATAAAGATGGTATGCATTAGAGTTAAAATGCCATAATTTTATGCATTGAATAAGTCccatttataatttcattaatacaAGCACAGGAAAACACACGATCAATATCATACACACTTAGTGTGCATCCATCTATAATCTACGTTATAATTTACGTTATAATAGAACTGGTACAATGAACATATATGTACATgaacaataataaattggtTCTAGCTTTATAAGTGGGTAAAGTGAAATgcacaatttaatatatttacgTTAAAGTATTAGTACTACATGTCTTCGATATCCAATTTTCAAATTGTGATTAAGATTgcaatatactacta
This window contains:
- the LOC125204359 gene encoding ankyrin-1-like isoform X2, which produces MGSISEIAIRNKADDISEYQKICDEYSDFTTGRNVLHHAVEIGHFEICKFLIKTVKVYIDALTYKGASPLSEAVKGEHVKIVKFLINQGADISLSDVEGFTPLHYAVLKDNMEVMKLLKGAWVEAVSAGGTPLQIAVSRGNVQAVKCLLSHGADPSGYCAAVDTPLTCAVKSRSFECLKLLLAAKANPNSYFSLSPLASAAKEGDTKYLECLLKAKADPNSIPRDFYKPIEDAAMVHNRTAVEILFPVTKRLEIYPNWTVNGIIESFHSEEFKTLREQKRTTYLTELEAQGMQDTSYKQYRHASLVYRMASLLDPANPTWISKRSLLLARADESIFALLDAQEYIRLKPDFPVSHPQHTGDIAAAANQIFKKFLMAGLAFSLDPYNEAMFPEFRVAMFDYFASFSQMSSPDVILSFS
- the LOC125204359 gene encoding ankyrin-1-like isoform X3, translating into MGSISEIGAAIIEAAASGDLNQLRAIRNKADDISEYQKICDEYSDFTTGRNVLHHAVEIGHFEICKFLIKTVKVYIDALTYKGASPLSEAVKGEHVKIVKFLINQGADISLSDVEGFTPLHYAVLKDNMEVMKLLKGAWVEAVSAGGTPLQIAVSRGNVQAVKCLLSHGADPSGYCAAVDTPLTCAVKSRSFECLKLLLADFYKPIEDAAMVHNRTAVEILFPVTKRLEIYPNWTVNGIIESFHSEEFKTLREQKRTTYLTELEAQGMQDTSYKQYRHASLVYRMASLLDPANPTWISKRSLLLARADESIFALLDAQEYIRLKPDFPVSHPQHTGDIAAAANQIFKKFLMAGLAFSLDPYNEAMFPEFRVAMFDYFASFSQMSSPDVILSFS
- the LOC125204359 gene encoding ankyrin-1-like isoform X5: MGSISEIGAAIIEAAASGDLNQLRAIRNKADDISEYQKICDEYSDFTTGRNVLHHAVEIGHFEICKFLIKTVKVYIDALTYKGASPLSEAVKGEHVKIVKFLINQGADISLSDVEGFTPLHYAVLKDNMEVMKLLKGAWVEAVSAGGTPLQIAVSRGNVQAVKCLLSHGADPSGYCAAVDTPLTCAVKSRSFECLKLLLAREQKRTTYLTELEAQGMQDTSYKQYRHASLVYRMASLLDPANPTWISKRSLLLARADESIFALLDAQEYIRLKPDFPVSHPQHTGDIAAAANQIFKKFLMAGLAFSLDPYNEAMFPEFRVAMFDYFASFSQMSSPDVILSFS
- the LOC125204842 gene encoding gibberellin 20-oxidase-like protein, encoding MIYESENPLELPVLDVSEALDASALRSLGAACREWGFFQIINHGISKDLFTKIYSLSNKIFSLPSESKLKLGLKTYTPLFIASPFFESLRVSGPDFAASAKNSTDALGHHDNDFSEIMQEYGSRVTELSKTILRLILTTLGKELDSKYYESEFQQCHGYMRINNYSSPRSSEEEAEGLGMHTDMSCVTIVYQDEIGGLQVRSREGRWMSIAPREGTLVVNVGDMLQAWSNDRLRSSEHRVVLGRRTRFSLAFFWCFEDHKVVEAPDGVIGEHEARMYKPFVCSEYLTFRENTERGKFDKVGFTVKDFAALPQNNIT
- the LOC125204359 gene encoding poly [ADP-ribose] polymerase tankyrase-2-like isoform X1; this encodes MGSISEIGAAIIEAAASGDLNQLRAIRNKADDISEYQKICDEYSDFTTGRNVLHHAVEIGHFEICKFLIKTVKVYIDALTYKGASPLSEAVKGEHVKIVKFLINQGADISLSDVEGFTPLHYAVLKDNMEVMKLLKGAWVEAVSAGGTPLQIAVSRGNVQAVKCLLSHGADPSGYCAAVDTPLTCAVKSRSFECLKLLLAAKANPNSYFSLSPLASAAKEGDTKYLECLLKAKADPNSIPRDFYKPIEDAAMVHNRTAVEILFPVTKRLEIYPNWTVNGIIESFHSEEFKTLREQKRTTYLTELEAQGMQDTSYKQYRHASLVYRMASLLDPANPTWISKRSLLLARADESIFALLDAQEYIRLKPDFPVSHPQHTGDIAAAANQIFKKFLMAGLAFSLDPYNEAMFPEFRVAMFDYFASFSQMSSPDVILSFS
- the LOC125204359 gene encoding poly [ADP-ribose] polymerase tankyrase-2-like isoform X4 — translated: MGSISEIGAAIIEAAASGDLNQLRAIRNKADDIRASPLSEAVKGEHVKIVKFLINQGADISLSDVEGFTPLHYAVLKDNMEVMKLLKGAWVEAVSAGGTPLQIAVSRGNVQAVKCLLSHGADPSGYCAAVDTPLTCAVKSRSFECLKLLLAAKANPNSYFSLSPLASAAKEGDTKYLECLLKAKADPNSIPRDFYKPIEDAAMVHNRTAVEILFPVTKRLEIYPNWTVNGIIESFHSEEFKTLREQKRTTYLTELEAQGMQDTSYKQYRHASLVYRMASLLDPANPTWISKRSLLLARADESIFALLDAQEYIRLKPDFPVSHPQHTGDIAAAANQIFKKFLMAGLAFSLDPYNEAMFPEFRVAMFDYFASFSQMSSPDVILSFS